From one Dermacentor andersoni chromosome 1, qqDerAnde1_hic_scaffold, whole genome shotgun sequence genomic stretch:
- the LOC140215412 gene encoding uncharacterized protein: MQRAAEDKESREKKERKPFSLARFRDDDNSMQFYTGLSSYKHFQCFLLYLKPGENACNVYLENESTPGDVRGRPRKLEPAEELFLTLMKLKTGFFHLHLGHIFGVSASTVSRVFSGWINFMYIQLGKLTLWVPRSKIDRHMPPAFRELYPSTRVIIDATEVKCEVPSSLLLQSGTYSTYKSANTFKALIGVAPNGLLTFVSELFMGSLSDREIVIRSGFLDLKFAPGDTVMADKGFKITDLLQEKGVGLNLPPFLTQKQFEEDDVQRTQEIASLRIHVERRIQRIKCYHIFDRAVPLSLGPLINQIWSVCAVLSNMQSPLITESE, from the coding sequence ATGCAACGAGCAGCTGAAGACAAAGAAagtcgagaaaaaaaagaaagaaagccatttTCACTTGCGAGGTTCCGTGATGACGACAACAGCATGCAGTTTTACACTGGATTATCTAGCTACAAACACTTTCAATGCTTCCTTTTATACCTGAAGCCGGGTGAAAATGCCTGTAACGTATACTTGGAAAATGAAAGCACACCTGGGGACGTTAGGGGACGTCCACGCAAGCTTGAACCTGCGGAAGAACTTTTTCTCACACTGATGAAATTGAAAACTGGATTTTTCCACCTGCATCTCGGGCATATTTTCGGTGTTTCTGCAAGTACAGTGTCAAGAGTGTTTTCTGGTTGGATAAATTTTATGTACATACAGCTGGGAAAACTTACTCTGTGGGTGCCACGCAGTAAGATTGACAGGCACATGCCTCCTGCATTTCGGGAGCTGTACCCAAGCACAAGGGTGATCATCGATGCCACAGAGGTGAAGTGTGAAGTACCTAGCTCCCTACTTTTGCAGTCAGGTACGTACTCAACTTATAAGTCGGCGAACACGTTTAAGGCTCTCATTGGCGTGGCACCAAATGGTCTTCTTACGTTCGTATCAGAACTGTTCATGGGGTCGCTCTCCGACCGCGAAATAGTGATCAGAAGTGGTTTTCTGGACTTAAAGTTTGCTCCCGGCGACACTGTCATGGCCGACAAGGGCTTTAAGATCACGGATCTACTTCAAGAAAAAGGGGTCGGCCTGAATCTGCCACCTTTCTTGACACAAAAACAATTTGAGGAGGATGACGTGCAGCGGACACAAGAAATCGCTTCACTCCGAATTCACGTCGAAAGGAGAATACAACGAATCAAGTGCTACCACATCTTTGATAGGGCAGTACCACTTTCCCTGGGTCCACTGATTAACCAGATATGGTCAGTGTGTGCCGTGCTGAGCAATATGCAAAGCCCTTTGATCACAGAAAGTGAGTGA